In Thauera sedimentorum, a single genomic region encodes these proteins:
- a CDS encoding efflux RND transporter permease subunit has translation MFKWLLDNSLGNRLLVIIASLVLMAYGAFTLSRTPVDVFPDLNKPTVTIMTEAGGMAAEEVEQLITFPLETTMNGLPGVESVRSTSSSGLSFIYVTFDWSTEIFRARQMVSERLSAMEEGLPEDVIPRMGPISSVMGEIMQIAIPIDTAKISPMQVREYADWVLRPRLMAIPGIAQVIPIGGEVRQFQVQPDTRRMAELGVSLEQLEGAIRGFSSNTSGGFLELNGREYLIRHLGRTSSLEDLKNLAITARDGQPILLRQIASVTFAAAPKRGDAGFEGKPAVILGIQKQPTADTIHLTRSIETALEEMKISLPAGMDAPEVTFRQATFIEASISTLKGKLIGASVFVAAILFFFLGTLRPTIIALTAIPVSIFMTALVFKYFGQSINTMTLGGLAIAIGGLVDDAVVGVENVLRRLKEDRAKHHDHRLHPIELVARATMEVRSAILYATIIIVLVFLPLFALPGMEGRLFVPLGVAFIVSTLASLVVSVTVTPVLSFYLLPRMKSLDHGDTRLLAWLKARYRGALQGVLEHPRAAVTAGAVAVAIAAAAVPFFPTTFLPPFNEGTLLIGMRLNPGVTLAESTALAQQAEVLVKQVPEVTHVGRRSGRAELDEHAEGVHVSELDVGLKPAGELSRSMGEITADIRSRLVNLPAAIAIGQPISHRIDHMLSGVRSQIAIKIFGEDLDTLRGQADLLRTRLAAIPGLADLEIEKQVLAPQIKVRIDYAAAARYGVPAPQILAALQNLVEGEKVTQIVEGGRRFPLVVRLPETARSVDGLAQILIETPTGHVPLSKLASIEDGDGPNQVSRDDGKRRIVLSANAQQRPLSEVVEDIRAVVADLKLPEGYFITLGGQFQAQEEASRLVGLLSIISLVLMFVVLYSRYKSVRLSALIMANIPLALVGAVIGLWISGQPLSVAALVGFITLAGISVRNGILKVSHYLNLMRIEGESFDHTMILRGSIERLSPVLMTALVTAFALAPLLFEAERPGTEILHPVAVVIFSGLISSTLLDTFLTPAMFWLFGRRDAESLLDDRNAEAF, from the coding sequence ATGTTCAAGTGGCTACTCGACAACAGCCTTGGTAACCGGCTGCTGGTGATTATCGCCAGCCTGGTACTGATGGCCTATGGGGCGTTCACGCTTTCGCGAACACCCGTGGACGTATTTCCGGATCTCAACAAGCCGACGGTCACGATCATGACCGAAGCCGGCGGCATGGCGGCGGAGGAGGTCGAGCAACTCATCACCTTTCCGCTCGAGACCACCATGAATGGTTTGCCCGGCGTGGAGTCAGTGCGCTCTACCTCGAGCTCGGGGCTGTCCTTCATCTACGTGACCTTCGACTGGAGTACCGAGATTTTCCGCGCCCGGCAGATGGTGTCGGAACGCCTCTCAGCCATGGAGGAAGGGTTGCCTGAAGACGTGATTCCGCGCATGGGGCCGATCAGCTCGGTCATGGGCGAGATCATGCAGATCGCGATCCCGATCGACACGGCGAAGATCTCGCCGATGCAGGTCCGAGAGTATGCGGACTGGGTTCTTCGTCCGCGCCTGATGGCGATCCCCGGCATCGCGCAAGTCATCCCGATTGGCGGGGAGGTGCGGCAGTTCCAGGTTCAGCCCGACACCCGCCGTATGGCTGAGCTCGGTGTTTCGTTGGAGCAGTTGGAAGGGGCGATTCGAGGCTTCTCGTCGAACACCTCGGGGGGTTTTCTCGAACTGAACGGGCGCGAGTATCTCATCCGCCATCTCGGTCGGACCTCGAGCCTGGAGGATCTGAAGAACCTCGCGATCACTGCGCGAGATGGCCAGCCGATCCTGCTGCGTCAGATCGCATCCGTGACCTTCGCAGCGGCGCCCAAACGGGGGGATGCGGGCTTCGAGGGCAAACCGGCCGTCATTCTCGGCATTCAGAAGCAGCCTACGGCGGACACCATTCACCTGACTCGCTCGATCGAAACCGCGCTCGAAGAGATGAAGATATCGCTCCCGGCCGGGATGGATGCGCCGGAGGTGACCTTCCGGCAGGCGACTTTCATCGAGGCATCGATCAGCACGCTCAAGGGTAAGCTGATTGGCGCATCGGTGTTCGTTGCGGCAATCCTCTTCTTTTTTCTCGGCACCCTGCGCCCGACGATCATCGCGCTCACCGCGATTCCGGTGTCCATCTTCATGACGGCGTTGGTCTTCAAGTATTTCGGGCAGTCGATCAACACGATGACCCTTGGTGGTCTCGCGATTGCGATTGGCGGCTTGGTCGACGATGCGGTTGTGGGCGTAGAGAACGTGCTGCGCCGATTGAAGGAGGACCGCGCAAAGCATCACGACCATCGGCTTCACCCGATCGAACTCGTGGCGCGCGCAACGATGGAAGTGCGCTCGGCCATCCTTTACGCGACGATCATCATCGTGCTGGTGTTCTTGCCGCTGTTCGCGCTGCCTGGCATGGAGGGGCGGCTGTTCGTGCCGCTCGGCGTGGCGTTCATCGTCTCCACGCTCGCCTCGTTGGTCGTCTCGGTGACCGTGACGCCGGTGCTGTCCTTTTACCTGCTTCCCCGGATGAAGTCCCTCGATCACGGTGACACGCGCTTGCTCGCCTGGCTCAAGGCACGTTATCGCGGGGCGTTGCAGGGGGTGCTCGAGCACCCCAGGGCGGCCGTCACAGCGGGTGCGGTTGCGGTGGCAATTGCTGCCGCTGCGGTACCGTTCTTCCCCACGACCTTTCTGCCGCCGTTCAACGAAGGCACCTTGCTGATCGGCATGCGGCTCAACCCGGGCGTTACCCTGGCGGAGTCGACCGCGCTCGCGCAGCAAGCGGAAGTGCTCGTGAAACAGGTTCCCGAAGTGACGCACGTCGGGCGCCGAAGCGGGCGGGCCGAGCTTGACGAGCATGCGGAAGGTGTCCACGTCAGCGAGCTCGATGTGGGGCTGAAACCCGCCGGTGAGCTGAGCCGCTCAATGGGTGAGATCACCGCAGACATCCGGTCGCGACTGGTCAATCTGCCAGCTGCGATCGCGATCGGGCAACCGATCTCACATCGCATCGACCACATGCTGTCGGGCGTGCGCTCGCAGATCGCGATCAAAATCTTCGGCGAGGATCTCGACACCCTGCGCGGTCAGGCTGACCTATTGCGAACGCGGCTTGCCGCCATTCCGGGGCTCGCCGACCTGGAGATCGAGAAGCAAGTGCTCGCGCCGCAGATCAAGGTGCGGATCGACTATGCGGCCGCTGCCCGTTACGGGGTGCCGGCACCGCAGATTCTGGCCGCGCTGCAAAACCTCGTCGAGGGCGAGAAGGTCACCCAGATCGTCGAGGGTGGTCGACGGTTCCCATTGGTCGTTCGCCTACCGGAAACGGCGCGCTCGGTCGACGGGCTGGCTCAGATCCTGATCGAAACGCCGACCGGACATGTGCCCTTGTCGAAGCTGGCGTCGATCGAGGATGGTGACGGTCCGAACCAAGTGAGCCGGGACGACGGTAAGCGCCGCATCGTGCTTTCGGCCAATGCGCAACAGCGTCCGCTATCGGAGGTCGTCGAGGACATCCGTGCCGTCGTGGCCGACCTTAAGTTGCCCGAGGGCTACTTCATCACCCTCGGCGGGCAGTTCCAAGCTCAGGAAGAGGCATCCCGTTTAGTCGGGTTGCTTTCGATCATCTCACTCGTGCTGATGTTCGTCGTGCTTTACAGCCGCTACAAGTCGGTTCGACTCTCGGCGCTCATCATGGCGAACATTCCGCTCGCACTGGTCGGGGCGGTGATTGGACTGTGGATCTCCGGTCAGCCGTTGTCGGTGGCGGCACTCGTCGGCTTCATCACGCTTGCAGGTATTTCGGTGCGAAACGGCATCCTCAAGGTGAGCCATTACCTCAACCTGATGCGTATCGAGGGCGAGAGCTTCGACCACACGATGATCCTGCGGGGCTCGATCGAGCGCCTGTCGCCGGTGCTGATGACCGCACTGGTAACCGCGTTTGCGCTTGCACCGCTGCTGTTCGAGGCCGAGCGCCCGGGTACCGAGATCCTGCATCCGGTGGCCGTGGTGATCTTCTCGGGCCTCATCAGTTCGACCCTGCTGGATACCTTCCTTACCCCTGCAATGTTCTGGCTCTTCGGCCGCCGCGATGCAGAGAGTCTGCTCGACGATCGAAATGCCGAAGCATTCTGA
- a CDS encoding efflux RND transporter periplasmic adaptor subunit, with protein MKLSVLFAALALVSASASWNAFAGEGHDHGDEGPVVAGGNGPQRQADGSVFLPKPAQRQIGVRTLVTEAGELPRTTALAGKVVMDPNAGGKVQAMVAGRLEAGPQGLPSVGQAVKKGVVLAYVSPSTDQIERSNQMAQLAELHAARALVEKRLARLKELADTVPRKEIEAAESELASLKARSKAIGGGLNARDVLTAPVSGVIASTNAVSGQVVDARELVFEIVDPKRLRVEALSYDPEMAADVASASLAVGDQRIPLTFIGAARSLREQALPLTFAAEGEALAFLAVGQPVEVFVQSRSTQQGVSVPAASVLKNSANQTIVWVKTAPERFESRTVTIAPLDGVNIGVTSGLEAGERVASRAATLINQIR; from the coding sequence ATGAAGCTGAGCGTACTGTTTGCTGCGCTGGCGCTGGTATCGGCCAGTGCCTCGTGGAATGCCTTTGCTGGCGAAGGCCATGATCATGGCGATGAAGGTCCAGTTGTGGCAGGAGGCAATGGGCCACAACGGCAAGCCGATGGCAGTGTCTTTCTGCCCAAGCCGGCACAACGCCAGATCGGTGTTCGCACGTTGGTTACGGAAGCCGGCGAATTGCCGCGTACCACCGCGCTGGCCGGCAAGGTGGTCATGGACCCGAATGCCGGCGGAAAGGTGCAGGCCATGGTGGCTGGGCGCCTGGAGGCGGGCCCGCAGGGGTTGCCAAGCGTCGGTCAGGCCGTGAAGAAGGGGGTCGTGCTGGCTTACGTCAGTCCTTCGACGGACCAGATCGAGCGGTCTAACCAGATGGCGCAATTGGCCGAGCTGCACGCGGCCAGGGCCCTTGTGGAAAAGCGCCTCGCGCGTCTGAAGGAACTCGCCGACACGGTACCGCGCAAGGAGATCGAAGCGGCCGAAAGCGAGCTTGCCAGCCTGAAGGCTAGATCGAAAGCGATCGGTGGTGGCCTCAATGCCCGTGATGTCCTGACCGCACCCGTGAGCGGTGTGATCGCATCGACTAACGCCGTGTCAGGCCAGGTGGTCGATGCGCGCGAGCTCGTGTTCGAGATCGTCGACCCGAAGCGGCTGCGCGTCGAGGCGCTCTCCTATGATCCAGAAATGGCGGCGGATGTCGCCTCTGCAAGTCTTGCGGTCGGCGACCAGCGGATCCCGCTCACCTTCATCGGCGCCGCCCGCAGCCTGCGCGAGCAGGCCTTGCCACTCACCTTTGCAGCCGAAGGTGAAGCGCTGGCCTTTCTTGCCGTGGGGCAGCCGGTCGAGGTCTTCGTCCAGTCGCGCAGCACGCAGCAGGGTGTAAGCGTTCCCGCAGCATCGGTGCTGAAGAATTCGGCAAACCAAACCATCGTCTGGGTAAAGACGGCGCCCGAACGTTTCGAGTCCCGGACCGTCACGATCGCGCCGCTGGACGGTGTGAATATTGGGGTGACGTCCGGCCTCGAAGCCGGCGAGCGGGTCGCCTCCCGTGCCGCCACGCTGATCAACCAGATCCGCTGA
- a CDS encoding TolC family protein: MFQQLHLKWLPALMLGLAVNGVWAQQLTPPAPSAALSLKHAFEAAWARQPEALSLTTQQEAAQARRDSANSWFVEPPALEVAGKTDQLDSNRGSREYEVGIAVPIWLSGERSSTAALATAEIAATASRARGAQLRTAAAVRTAYWDWQRARVDVTLARAGLANARELAADVAKRIKAGDLARADQHQADGVQATAEAAVAEAESALADAAQQLRTLTGIGPERSSGGVSAPEPVPSAATPTQILETAHPAVAELRDRVDVARRTMTLASVQGRANPELSVTTTRERGASGESWEQTVTLGLRIPLGSGSRSRSRVASANAEAIEAEAQLQIELERLLAETEMAHQRVESRRQQVAAAERRSDLAQASRGFFEKAFRLGEADLPTRLRIEFEAAEAERELARARIDLAAAISAQRQALGLLPE, from the coding sequence ATGTTTCAGCAACTTCATCTCAAATGGCTGCCTGCGCTAATGCTCGGCCTTGCCGTCAACGGTGTCTGGGCGCAGCAGCTGACCCCCCCGGCCCCAAGTGCCGCCCTATCCCTCAAGCACGCTTTCGAGGCAGCATGGGCACGCCAGCCTGAAGCGCTGTCGCTCACGACTCAACAGGAAGCGGCGCAGGCGCGCCGCGACAGTGCCAACAGTTGGTTTGTCGAACCGCCCGCCCTTGAGGTAGCCGGTAAGACCGATCAGTTGGACAGCAATCGCGGGAGCCGTGAGTACGAGGTCGGTATCGCGGTTCCGATCTGGCTGTCGGGCGAACGTTCGAGCACTGCAGCCCTCGCCACTGCCGAAATAGCTGCCACGGCGAGCCGGGCTCGCGGCGCGCAGTTGCGCACCGCTGCAGCGGTACGCACAGCATATTGGGATTGGCAACGCGCGCGTGTAGATGTGACGCTGGCGAGGGCGGGTCTCGCGAACGCCCGCGAACTGGCCGCCGACGTGGCCAAGCGCATCAAGGCGGGTGATCTGGCGCGCGCAGATCAGCATCAGGCCGACGGTGTCCAAGCTACAGCTGAAGCCGCCGTCGCCGAGGCAGAAAGCGCCCTTGCAGATGCTGCACAGCAGTTGCGCACGCTCACTGGAATCGGGCCAGAACGCTCATCCGGCGGGGTGTCTGCGCCGGAGCCCGTCCCTTCCGCTGCGACACCGACACAGATTCTTGAGACGGCGCACCCTGCAGTGGCCGAGCTGCGTGATCGGGTCGACGTTGCGCGGCGCACGATGACCCTTGCCAGCGTTCAGGGCCGCGCGAATCCGGAGTTGAGTGTCACGACCACCCGCGAACGCGGCGCATCGGGTGAATCCTGGGAACAGACGGTCACGTTGGGCTTGCGCATTCCGCTTGGTTCCGGTTCGCGCAGCCGGTCCCGCGTTGCAAGCGCCAATGCAGAGGCCATCGAGGCCGAGGCGCAACTGCAGATCGAACTCGAACGTCTGCTGGCCGAAACAGAGATGGCGCACCAGCGCGTCGAATCGAGACGGCAGCAGGTCGCCGCTGCTGAACGGCGCTCCGACCTCGCACAGGCTTCACGCGGCTTCTTCGAGAAGGCGTTCCGCCTCGGTGAGGCCGATCTGCCGACCCGTCTGCGCATCGAATTCGAGGCGGCCGAAGCCGAACGCGAGCTCGCTCGCGCGCGTATTGATCTGGCAGCCGCCATCTCGGCCCAGCGCCAAGCGTTGGGCCTGCTTCCCGAATGA
- a CDS encoding DUF4148 domain-containing protein: protein MSKTRTTALFSLLAAVLVVPAAAQASSLWHPAPGEQGFTFHPDHSTSTKTRAEVLRELEQAKADGSYSYLQRGLAVPSRASGPGKTRAEVLKELVDMTPKERAYMNEMYSAP, encoded by the coding sequence ATGTCGAAAACCCGCACCACTGCCCTCTTTTCGCTTCTTGCTGCCGTCCTTGTCGTTCCTGCGGCTGCACAAGCCAGCTCGCTGTGGCATCCCGCTCCCGGCGAACAGGGGTTCACGTTTCATCCGGATCACTCCACGAGCACGAAAACCCGCGCCGAGGTGTTGCGCGAGCTCGAACAGGCAAAGGCCGATGGCAGCTATTCCTACCTGCAGCGTGGCCTCGCGGTGCCCTCGCGCGCTTCAGGACCCGGCAAGACTCGTGCAGAAGTCCTCAAGGAGTTGGTCGACATGACCCCGAAAGAGCGCGCGTACATGAATGAAATGTACAGTGCTCCTTAA
- a CDS encoding heavy metal response regulator transcription factor, whose translation MKILVVEDEPKLAEYLRRALTESNYIVDVAHSGTDGRYLATEGHYDLVLLDVMLPGLDGYAVLQELRRGKHVPVLMLTARDKVEDRVRGLQAGADDYLVKPFALSELLARVQALLRRGALRSDSQDSTVLRLADLELDLVRRKASRSGQRLDLTAKEFTLLTLLLRRQGQVLSRTALAAQVWDMNFDSNTNVVEVAVRRLRGKIDDAFEKKLLHTVRGMGYVLEDRKP comes from the coding sequence ATGAAGATTCTGGTTGTGGAAGACGAGCCCAAGCTCGCCGAATACCTACGCAGGGCGCTCACCGAAAGCAATTACATCGTGGATGTCGCGCACAGCGGCACGGATGGCCGCTATCTCGCGACCGAAGGGCATTACGACCTCGTCCTCCTCGACGTCATGCTTCCGGGGCTGGATGGCTATGCCGTCTTGCAAGAACTGCGTCGGGGCAAACACGTACCCGTCCTGATGCTGACCGCGCGGGACAAGGTCGAGGATCGGGTCAGAGGCCTGCAGGCGGGTGCCGACGATTACCTGGTGAAGCCGTTTGCTCTGTCCGAGTTGCTCGCTCGCGTGCAGGCCTTGTTGCGGCGCGGTGCCTTGCGCTCGGATAGCCAGGATTCAACGGTGCTCCGTTTGGCGGACCTCGAACTCGACCTGGTTCGACGCAAGGCGTCACGATCCGGGCAGCGCCTCGACCTGACCGCCAAGGAGTTCACGTTGCTGACGTTGCTGCTGCGCCGGCAAGGGCAGGTCCTTTCCCGTACCGCGCTCGCAGCGCAGGTGTGGGACATGAATTTCGACAGCAATACGAACGTGGTCGAAGTTGCGGTGCGCCGGTTGCGCGGCAAGATCGACGACGCTTTCGAGAAGAAGTTGTTGCATACCGTGCGCGGCATGGGATACGTCCTTGAGGACCGGAAGCCCTGA
- a CDS encoding heavy metal sensor histidine kinase, whose product MRNPRSLSRWLSWWLVVLASLGLGLVCSIVYVGASLNFSNKQTDELRHKRDIVRHLVGEIATRDALPSLRHKLDDFFVGHANLELRLIQGSDAPLYATPARSSPGAILRRDEFEISVPWSPTTMLRAELMLDSSADALLLEQLAWTLLASALGGAAAISVGGAWLVRRALLPVRDLARQAAALSPESVGQPLDGSAQAQELQPLVTQFNALLVRLNRAYQQLEGFNADVAHELRTPLATLIGETELALSRQRDVAELRDVLGSNLEDLQLLAGLVNDMLFLSRADRGERARRHRVDSLAELVSEVIEFHEASMQEAGVTARLCGDGMGTVDAGLVRRALSNLLANATRFAERGSVIEVDIKQDTDGRICLSVSNTGPVIPPEHLPRLFDRFYRVDGAREHRDHNHGLGLAIVAAIARMHGGATFVRSAAGTTSVGLAMCGCSQMEVAPHDR is encoded by the coding sequence ATGCGCAATCCGCGTTCGCTTAGCCGCTGGTTATCGTGGTGGCTCGTCGTGCTGGCCTCGCTGGGGCTCGGCTTGGTCTGCTCGATCGTTTACGTGGGTGCGAGTCTAAATTTCTCCAACAAGCAGACGGACGAACTGCGGCACAAGCGGGACATAGTGCGCCATCTCGTCGGCGAGATCGCAACGCGTGACGCGTTGCCGAGCCTGCGCCACAAGCTCGACGACTTCTTTGTGGGCCATGCCAACCTCGAGTTACGACTGATCCAGGGATCTGACGCTCCTCTGTACGCAACTCCGGCGCGTTCAAGCCCCGGCGCAATCCTGCGGCGGGATGAGTTCGAAATCTCCGTGCCATGGTCGCCCACAACCATGCTGCGCGCCGAATTGATGCTCGACAGCAGCGCCGACGCGCTGCTTTTGGAGCAGTTGGCCTGGACGCTACTCGCGAGCGCCCTTGGTGGAGCGGCGGCCATCTCAGTGGGCGGCGCATGGCTCGTTCGTAGAGCGCTCTTGCCTGTTCGCGACCTGGCTCGACAAGCAGCGGCCCTAAGCCCGGAAAGCGTTGGACAGCCGCTTGACGGCTCCGCCCAGGCACAGGAGCTTCAGCCGTTGGTCACACAATTCAACGCGCTCCTGGTTCGATTGAACCGCGCATATCAACAACTGGAAGGGTTCAACGCCGATGTCGCTCACGAGCTGCGCACACCGCTGGCGACCTTGATTGGTGAGACCGAGCTAGCTCTGAGTCGTCAGCGCGATGTCGCCGAACTGCGCGATGTGCTCGGATCGAACCTCGAGGATCTTCAACTTTTAGCGGGGCTGGTCAATGACATGTTGTTCTTGTCCCGGGCCGATCGCGGGGAGCGCGCCCGTCGCCACCGTGTGGATAGCCTGGCCGAACTGGTGTCCGAGGTCATCGAATTCCACGAAGCGTCAATGCAGGAGGCCGGCGTGACTGCGCGCTTATGCGGTGACGGCATGGGCACAGTCGATGCTGGGTTGGTTAGGCGTGCGCTCTCGAACCTGCTCGCCAACGCGACCCGTTTCGCAGAGCGCGGATCGGTGATCGAGGTCGATATCAAGCAGGACACGGATGGCCGCATTTGCCTGTCTGTCAGCAACACGGGCCCTGTCATCCCCCCGGAGCATTTGCCTCGTCTATTCGACCGCTTTTATCGGGTTGATGGGGCCCGCGAACATCGCGACCATAATCACGGGCTCGGCTTGGCGATCGTAGCTGCGATCGCGCGAATGCATGGCGGCGCCACCTTTGTGCGGTCAGCTGCCGGAACGACGAGCGTTGGCCTTGCCATGTGCGGGTGCAGCCAAATGGAGGTAGCACCTCATGACAGATAA